One Brassica napus cultivar Da-Ae chromosome C4, Da-Ae, whole genome shotgun sequence genomic region harbors:
- the LOC111197878 gene encoding GLABROUS1 enhancer-binding protein-like 3 isoform X6 codes for MTNPSLRLPSGGSSMTTTSPAWSRCSGGENNPRQRQCLLPLTTRWPGLKTTSSSSSGFSIVDYEKETKLSHRSDWDAFYGYVKDFIEADFSKKQLTDKIRNLNKRFLGNKARCDDEEGPSFTDTEDDIIFKLSVIIWDSTNETECASDENVDQGKVDAPCVEHEKVSESNMDQAKDVPCVEHERVDENIEQAKDASLVEHERVDENMEQEKDVPCVEHEPVDENMDQAKDLPCVEDERVDKNVDQAKVLDLDKDAPCVEHEPTNENMDLDQEKDVPCVEHELVNENMDPEEVEMAVPCAEDGPLSNVSIETDKGEKEKSEEEFVAMKDALTDKDNNEEDGVNEFCAMKDALADKEKSEEDSADEYCALKDALEATTFFQSIGKYQQKALLQNLKNLRGPRRKELADELKELLDEEMKVRGKKLSLSAKLASAWEESC; via the exons ATGACAAACCCATCTCTTCGTCTCCCCTCAGGAGGATCATCCATGACGACAACGTCTCCGGCGTGGAGTCGATGCTCCGGAGGAGAAAACAACCCAAGACAACGCCAGTGTCTTCTCCCTCTAACAACAAGATGGCCTGGACTAAAGACGACGAGCTCATCATCCTCGGGGTTT agtattgTAGATTACGAGAAGGAAACGAAGCTGAGTCATAGATCTGACTGGGATGCGTTCTACGGATACGTTAAAGATTTTATAGAAGCGGACTTCTCTAAGAAGCAGCTTACTGATAAGATTAGGAACTTGAACAAGAGGTTTTTGGGTAACAAGGCGAGGTGTGACGATGAGGAAGGGCCTTCGTTTACTGATACTGAAGACGATATCATCTTCAAGTTGTCAGTGATCATTTGGGATTCAACGAATGAAACAGAGTGTGCTTCTGATGAGAATGTGGACCAAGGGAAGGTG GATGCACCTTGTGTGGAGCATGAAAAAGTTAGTGAGAGTAATATGGACCAAGCTAAG GACGTACCTTGCGTGGAGCATGAACGTGTTGATGAGAATATAGAGCAGGCAAAG GATGCGTCTTTGGTGGAGCATGAACGGGTTGATGAGAATATGGAACAAGAAAAG GATGTGCCTTGTGTAGAGCATGAGCCGGTTGATGAGAATATGGACCAAGCAAAG GATCTACCTTGTGTGGAGGATGAACGGGTCGATAAGAATGTGGACCAAGCAAAG GTTCTTGATTTGGATAAGGATGCGCCTTGTGTGGAGCATGAACCAACTAATGAGAATATGGACCTTGACCAAGAAAAG GATGTACCTTGTGTGGAGCATGAACTAGTTAACGAGAATATGGACCCTGAAGAAGTAGAGATG GCTGTTCCTTGCGCGGAGGATGGACCGTTGAGTAACGTAAGTATAGAGACTGACaaaggagagaaagagaagagtgAGGAAGAGTTTGTTGCCATGAAGGATGCACTAACTGATAAAGACAATAATGAGGAAGATGGTGTGAATGAGTTTTGTGCTATGAAGGATGCACTAGCTGATAAAGAGAAGAGTGAGGAAGATAGTGCGGATGAGTATTGTGCTCTGAAGGATGCACTTGAGGCGACGACATTCTTTCAAAGCATAGGTAAATATCAACAGAAGGCCCtgcttcaaaatttgaaaaacctTAGGGGTCCAAGAAGAAAAGAGCTAGCTGACGAGTTGAAGGAATTGCTTGACGAGGAGATGAAAGTGCGTGGCAAGAAACTGAGTTTATCCGCAAAGCTTGCAAGCGCATGGGAGGAGTCTTGTTGA
- the LOC111197878 gene encoding GLABROUS1 enhancer-binding protein-like 3 isoform X1, with amino-acid sequence MVLGKRTREHSTDSNDKPISSSPLRRIIHDDNVSGVESMLRRRKQPKTTPVSSPSNNKMAWTKDDELIILGSIVDYEKETKLSHRSDWDAFYGYVKDFIEADFSKKQLTDKIRNLNKRFLGNKARCDDEEGPSFTDTEDDIIFKLSVIIWDSTNETECASDENVDQGKVDAPCVEHEKVSESNMDQAKDVPCVEHERVDENIEQAKVDASLVEHERVDENMEQEKDVPCVEHEPVDENMDQAKVDLPCVEDERVDKNVDQAKVLDLDKDAPCVEHEPTNENMDLDQEKDVPCVEHELVNENMDPEEVEMAVPCAEDGPLSNVSIETDKGEKEKSEEEFVAMKDALTDKDNNEEDGVNEFCAMKDALADKEKSEEDSADEYCALKDALEATTFFQSIGKYQQKALLQNLKNLRGPRRKELADELKELLDEEMKVRGKKLSLSAKLASAWEESC; translated from the exons ATGGTTCTTGGAAAACGAACTCGTGAACACTCCACTGACTCCAATGACAAACCCATCTCTTCGTCTCCCCTCAGGAGGATCATCCATGACGACAACGTCTCCGGCGTGGAGTCGATGCTCCGGAGGAGAAAACAACCCAAGACAACGCCAGTGTCTTCTCCCTCTAACAACAAGATGGCCTGGACTAAAGACGACGAGCTCATCATCCTCGGG agtattgTAGATTACGAGAAGGAAACGAAGCTGAGTCATAGATCTGACTGGGATGCGTTCTACGGATACGTTAAAGATTTTATAGAAGCGGACTTCTCTAAGAAGCAGCTTACTGATAAGATTAGGAACTTGAACAAGAGGTTTTTGGGTAACAAGGCGAGGTGTGACGATGAGGAAGGGCCTTCGTTTACTGATACTGAAGACGATATCATCTTCAAGTTGTCAGTGATCATTTGGGATTCAACGAATGAAACAGAGTGTGCTTCTGATGAGAATGTGGACCAAGGGAAGGTG GATGCACCTTGTGTGGAGCATGAAAAAGTTAGTGAGAGTAATATGGACCAAGCTAAG GACGTACCTTGCGTGGAGCATGAACGTGTTGATGAGAATATAGAGCAGGCAAAGGTA GATGCGTCTTTGGTGGAGCATGAACGGGTTGATGAGAATATGGAACAAGAAAAG GATGTGCCTTGTGTAGAGCATGAGCCGGTTGATGAGAATATGGACCAAGCAAAGGTA GATCTACCTTGTGTGGAGGATGAACGGGTCGATAAGAATGTGGACCAAGCAAAG GTTCTTGATTTGGATAAGGATGCGCCTTGTGTGGAGCATGAACCAACTAATGAGAATATGGACCTTGACCAAGAAAAG GATGTACCTTGTGTGGAGCATGAACTAGTTAACGAGAATATGGACCCTGAAGAAGTAGAGATG GCTGTTCCTTGCGCGGAGGATGGACCGTTGAGTAACGTAAGTATAGAGACTGACaaaggagagaaagagaagagtgAGGAAGAGTTTGTTGCCATGAAGGATGCACTAACTGATAAAGACAATAATGAGGAAGATGGTGTGAATGAGTTTTGTGCTATGAAGGATGCACTAGCTGATAAAGAGAAGAGTGAGGAAGATAGTGCGGATGAGTATTGTGCTCTGAAGGATGCACTTGAGGCGACGACATTCTTTCAAAGCATAGGTAAATATCAACAGAAGGCCCtgcttcaaaatttgaaaaacctTAGGGGTCCAAGAAGAAAAGAGCTAGCTGACGAGTTGAAGGAATTGCTTGACGAGGAGATGAAAGTGCGTGGCAAGAAACTGAGTTTATCCGCAAAGCTTGCAAGCGCATGGGAGGAGTCTTGTTGA
- the LOC111197878 gene encoding GLABROUS1 enhancer-binding protein-like 3 isoform X4 has translation MVLGKRTREHSTDSNDKPISSSPLRRIIHDDNVSGVESMLRRRKQPKTTPVSSPSNNKMAWTKDDELIILGSIVDYEKETKLSHRSDWDAFYGYVKDFIEADFSKKQLTDKIRNLNKRFLGNKARCDDEEGPSFTDTEDDIIFKLSVIIWDSTNETECASDENVDQGKVDAPCVEHEKVSESNMDQAKDVPCVEHERVDENIEQAKDASLVEHERVDENMEQEKDVPCVEHEPVDENMDQAKDLPCVEDERVDKNVDQAKVLDLDKDAPCVEHEPTNENMDLDQEKDVPCVEHELVNENMDPEEVEMAVPCAEDGPLSNVSIETDKGEKEKSEEEFVAMKDALTDKDNNEEDGVNEFCAMKDALADKEKSEEDSADEYCALKDALEATTFFQSIGKYQQKALLQNLKNLRGPRRKELADELKELLDEEMKVRGKKLSLSAKLASAWEESC, from the exons ATGGTTCTTGGAAAACGAACTCGTGAACACTCCACTGACTCCAATGACAAACCCATCTCTTCGTCTCCCCTCAGGAGGATCATCCATGACGACAACGTCTCCGGCGTGGAGTCGATGCTCCGGAGGAGAAAACAACCCAAGACAACGCCAGTGTCTTCTCCCTCTAACAACAAGATGGCCTGGACTAAAGACGACGAGCTCATCATCCTCGGG agtattgTAGATTACGAGAAGGAAACGAAGCTGAGTCATAGATCTGACTGGGATGCGTTCTACGGATACGTTAAAGATTTTATAGAAGCGGACTTCTCTAAGAAGCAGCTTACTGATAAGATTAGGAACTTGAACAAGAGGTTTTTGGGTAACAAGGCGAGGTGTGACGATGAGGAAGGGCCTTCGTTTACTGATACTGAAGACGATATCATCTTCAAGTTGTCAGTGATCATTTGGGATTCAACGAATGAAACAGAGTGTGCTTCTGATGAGAATGTGGACCAAGGGAAGGTG GATGCACCTTGTGTGGAGCATGAAAAAGTTAGTGAGAGTAATATGGACCAAGCTAAG GACGTACCTTGCGTGGAGCATGAACGTGTTGATGAGAATATAGAGCAGGCAAAG GATGCGTCTTTGGTGGAGCATGAACGGGTTGATGAGAATATGGAACAAGAAAAG GATGTGCCTTGTGTAGAGCATGAGCCGGTTGATGAGAATATGGACCAAGCAAAG GATCTACCTTGTGTGGAGGATGAACGGGTCGATAAGAATGTGGACCAAGCAAAG GTTCTTGATTTGGATAAGGATGCGCCTTGTGTGGAGCATGAACCAACTAATGAGAATATGGACCTTGACCAAGAAAAG GATGTACCTTGTGTGGAGCATGAACTAGTTAACGAGAATATGGACCCTGAAGAAGTAGAGATG GCTGTTCCTTGCGCGGAGGATGGACCGTTGAGTAACGTAAGTATAGAGACTGACaaaggagagaaagagaagagtgAGGAAGAGTTTGTTGCCATGAAGGATGCACTAACTGATAAAGACAATAATGAGGAAGATGGTGTGAATGAGTTTTGTGCTATGAAGGATGCACTAGCTGATAAAGAGAAGAGTGAGGAAGATAGTGCGGATGAGTATTGTGCTCTGAAGGATGCACTTGAGGCGACGACATTCTTTCAAAGCATAGGTAAATATCAACAGAAGGCCCtgcttcaaaatttgaaaaacctTAGGGGTCCAAGAAGAAAAGAGCTAGCTGACGAGTTGAAGGAATTGCTTGACGAGGAGATGAAAGTGCGTGGCAAGAAACTGAGTTTATCCGCAAAGCTTGCAAGCGCATGGGAGGAGTCTTGTTGA
- the LOC111197878 gene encoding GLABROUS1 enhancer-binding protein-like 3 isoform X5 → MTNPSLRLPSGGSSMTTTSPAWSRCSGGENNPRQRQCLLPLTTRWPGLKTTSSSSSGFSIVDYEKETKLSHRSDWDAFYGYVKDFIEADFSKKQLTDKIRNLNKRFLGNKARCDDEEGPSFTDTEDDIIFKLSVIIWDSTNETECASDENVDQGKVDAPCVEHEKVSESNMDQAKDVPCVEHERVDENIEQAKVDASLVEHERVDENMEQEKDVPCVEHEPVDENMDQAKVDLPCVEDERVDKNVDQAKVLDLDKDAPCVEHEPTNENMDLDQEKDVPCVEHELVNENMDPEEVEMAVPCAEDGPLSNVSIETDKGEKEKSEEEFVAMKDALTDKDNNEEDGVNEFCAMKDALADKEKSEEDSADEYCALKDALEATTFFQSIGKYQQKALLQNLKNLRGPRRKELADELKELLDEEMKVRGKKLSLSAKLASAWEESC, encoded by the exons ATGACAAACCCATCTCTTCGTCTCCCCTCAGGAGGATCATCCATGACGACAACGTCTCCGGCGTGGAGTCGATGCTCCGGAGGAGAAAACAACCCAAGACAACGCCAGTGTCTTCTCCCTCTAACAACAAGATGGCCTGGACTAAAGACGACGAGCTCATCATCCTCGGGGTTT agtattgTAGATTACGAGAAGGAAACGAAGCTGAGTCATAGATCTGACTGGGATGCGTTCTACGGATACGTTAAAGATTTTATAGAAGCGGACTTCTCTAAGAAGCAGCTTACTGATAAGATTAGGAACTTGAACAAGAGGTTTTTGGGTAACAAGGCGAGGTGTGACGATGAGGAAGGGCCTTCGTTTACTGATACTGAAGACGATATCATCTTCAAGTTGTCAGTGATCATTTGGGATTCAACGAATGAAACAGAGTGTGCTTCTGATGAGAATGTGGACCAAGGGAAGGTG GATGCACCTTGTGTGGAGCATGAAAAAGTTAGTGAGAGTAATATGGACCAAGCTAAG GACGTACCTTGCGTGGAGCATGAACGTGTTGATGAGAATATAGAGCAGGCAAAGGTA GATGCGTCTTTGGTGGAGCATGAACGGGTTGATGAGAATATGGAACAAGAAAAG GATGTGCCTTGTGTAGAGCATGAGCCGGTTGATGAGAATATGGACCAAGCAAAGGTA GATCTACCTTGTGTGGAGGATGAACGGGTCGATAAGAATGTGGACCAAGCAAAG GTTCTTGATTTGGATAAGGATGCGCCTTGTGTGGAGCATGAACCAACTAATGAGAATATGGACCTTGACCAAGAAAAG GATGTACCTTGTGTGGAGCATGAACTAGTTAACGAGAATATGGACCCTGAAGAAGTAGAGATG GCTGTTCCTTGCGCGGAGGATGGACCGTTGAGTAACGTAAGTATAGAGACTGACaaaggagagaaagagaagagtgAGGAAGAGTTTGTTGCCATGAAGGATGCACTAACTGATAAAGACAATAATGAGGAAGATGGTGTGAATGAGTTTTGTGCTATGAAGGATGCACTAGCTGATAAAGAGAAGAGTGAGGAAGATAGTGCGGATGAGTATTGTGCTCTGAAGGATGCACTTGAGGCGACGACATTCTTTCAAAGCATAGGTAAATATCAACAGAAGGCCCtgcttcaaaatttgaaaaacctTAGGGGTCCAAGAAGAAAAGAGCTAGCTGACGAGTTGAAGGAATTGCTTGACGAGGAGATGAAAGTGCGTGGCAAGAAACTGAGTTTATCCGCAAAGCTTGCAAGCGCATGGGAGGAGTCTTGTTGA
- the LOC111197878 gene encoding GLABROUS1 enhancer-binding protein-like 3 isoform X3 produces MVLGKRTREHSTDSNDKPISSSPLRRIIHDDNVSGVESMLRRRKQPKTTPVSSPSNNKMAWTKDDELIILGSIVDYEKETKLSHRSDWDAFYGYVKDFIEADFSKKQLTDKIRNLNKRFLGNKARCDDEEGPSFTDTEDDIIFKLSVIIWDSTNETECASDENVDQGKVDAPCVEHEKVSESNMDQAKDVPCVEHERVDENIEQAKVDASLVEHERVDENMEQEKDVPCVEHEPVDENMDQAKDLPCVEDERVDKNVDQAKVLDLDKDAPCVEHEPTNENMDLDQEKDVPCVEHELVNENMDPEEVEMAVPCAEDGPLSNVSIETDKGEKEKSEEEFVAMKDALTDKDNNEEDGVNEFCAMKDALADKEKSEEDSADEYCALKDALEATTFFQSIGKYQQKALLQNLKNLRGPRRKELADELKELLDEEMKVRGKKLSLSAKLASAWEESC; encoded by the exons ATGGTTCTTGGAAAACGAACTCGTGAACACTCCACTGACTCCAATGACAAACCCATCTCTTCGTCTCCCCTCAGGAGGATCATCCATGACGACAACGTCTCCGGCGTGGAGTCGATGCTCCGGAGGAGAAAACAACCCAAGACAACGCCAGTGTCTTCTCCCTCTAACAACAAGATGGCCTGGACTAAAGACGACGAGCTCATCATCCTCGGG agtattgTAGATTACGAGAAGGAAACGAAGCTGAGTCATAGATCTGACTGGGATGCGTTCTACGGATACGTTAAAGATTTTATAGAAGCGGACTTCTCTAAGAAGCAGCTTACTGATAAGATTAGGAACTTGAACAAGAGGTTTTTGGGTAACAAGGCGAGGTGTGACGATGAGGAAGGGCCTTCGTTTACTGATACTGAAGACGATATCATCTTCAAGTTGTCAGTGATCATTTGGGATTCAACGAATGAAACAGAGTGTGCTTCTGATGAGAATGTGGACCAAGGGAAGGTG GATGCACCTTGTGTGGAGCATGAAAAAGTTAGTGAGAGTAATATGGACCAAGCTAAG GACGTACCTTGCGTGGAGCATGAACGTGTTGATGAGAATATAGAGCAGGCAAAGGTA GATGCGTCTTTGGTGGAGCATGAACGGGTTGATGAGAATATGGAACAAGAAAAG GATGTGCCTTGTGTAGAGCATGAGCCGGTTGATGAGAATATGGACCAAGCAAAG GATCTACCTTGTGTGGAGGATGAACGGGTCGATAAGAATGTGGACCAAGCAAAG GTTCTTGATTTGGATAAGGATGCGCCTTGTGTGGAGCATGAACCAACTAATGAGAATATGGACCTTGACCAAGAAAAG GATGTACCTTGTGTGGAGCATGAACTAGTTAACGAGAATATGGACCCTGAAGAAGTAGAGATG GCTGTTCCTTGCGCGGAGGATGGACCGTTGAGTAACGTAAGTATAGAGACTGACaaaggagagaaagagaagagtgAGGAAGAGTTTGTTGCCATGAAGGATGCACTAACTGATAAAGACAATAATGAGGAAGATGGTGTGAATGAGTTTTGTGCTATGAAGGATGCACTAGCTGATAAAGAGAAGAGTGAGGAAGATAGTGCGGATGAGTATTGTGCTCTGAAGGATGCACTTGAGGCGACGACATTCTTTCAAAGCATAGGTAAATATCAACAGAAGGCCCtgcttcaaaatttgaaaaacctTAGGGGTCCAAGAAGAAAAGAGCTAGCTGACGAGTTGAAGGAATTGCTTGACGAGGAGATGAAAGTGCGTGGCAAGAAACTGAGTTTATCCGCAAAGCTTGCAAGCGCATGGGAGGAGTCTTGTTGA
- the LOC111197878 gene encoding GLABROUS1 enhancer-binding protein-like 3 isoform X2, with protein MVLGKRTREHSTDSNDKPISSSPLRRIIHDDNVSGVESMLRRRKQPKTTPVSSPSNNKMAWTKDDELIILGSIVDYEKETKLSHRSDWDAFYGYVKDFIEADFSKKQLTDKIRNLNKRFLGNKARCDDEEGPSFTDTEDDIIFKLSVIIWDSTNETECASDENVDQGKVDAPCVEHEKVSESNMDQAKDVPCVEHERVDENIEQAKDASLVEHERVDENMEQEKDVPCVEHEPVDENMDQAKVDLPCVEDERVDKNVDQAKVLDLDKDAPCVEHEPTNENMDLDQEKDVPCVEHELVNENMDPEEVEMAVPCAEDGPLSNVSIETDKGEKEKSEEEFVAMKDALTDKDNNEEDGVNEFCAMKDALADKEKSEEDSADEYCALKDALEATTFFQSIGKYQQKALLQNLKNLRGPRRKELADELKELLDEEMKVRGKKLSLSAKLASAWEESC; from the exons ATGGTTCTTGGAAAACGAACTCGTGAACACTCCACTGACTCCAATGACAAACCCATCTCTTCGTCTCCCCTCAGGAGGATCATCCATGACGACAACGTCTCCGGCGTGGAGTCGATGCTCCGGAGGAGAAAACAACCCAAGACAACGCCAGTGTCTTCTCCCTCTAACAACAAGATGGCCTGGACTAAAGACGACGAGCTCATCATCCTCGGG agtattgTAGATTACGAGAAGGAAACGAAGCTGAGTCATAGATCTGACTGGGATGCGTTCTACGGATACGTTAAAGATTTTATAGAAGCGGACTTCTCTAAGAAGCAGCTTACTGATAAGATTAGGAACTTGAACAAGAGGTTTTTGGGTAACAAGGCGAGGTGTGACGATGAGGAAGGGCCTTCGTTTACTGATACTGAAGACGATATCATCTTCAAGTTGTCAGTGATCATTTGGGATTCAACGAATGAAACAGAGTGTGCTTCTGATGAGAATGTGGACCAAGGGAAGGTG GATGCACCTTGTGTGGAGCATGAAAAAGTTAGTGAGAGTAATATGGACCAAGCTAAG GACGTACCTTGCGTGGAGCATGAACGTGTTGATGAGAATATAGAGCAGGCAAAG GATGCGTCTTTGGTGGAGCATGAACGGGTTGATGAGAATATGGAACAAGAAAAG GATGTGCCTTGTGTAGAGCATGAGCCGGTTGATGAGAATATGGACCAAGCAAAGGTA GATCTACCTTGTGTGGAGGATGAACGGGTCGATAAGAATGTGGACCAAGCAAAG GTTCTTGATTTGGATAAGGATGCGCCTTGTGTGGAGCATGAACCAACTAATGAGAATATGGACCTTGACCAAGAAAAG GATGTACCTTGTGTGGAGCATGAACTAGTTAACGAGAATATGGACCCTGAAGAAGTAGAGATG GCTGTTCCTTGCGCGGAGGATGGACCGTTGAGTAACGTAAGTATAGAGACTGACaaaggagagaaagagaagagtgAGGAAGAGTTTGTTGCCATGAAGGATGCACTAACTGATAAAGACAATAATGAGGAAGATGGTGTGAATGAGTTTTGTGCTATGAAGGATGCACTAGCTGATAAAGAGAAGAGTGAGGAAGATAGTGCGGATGAGTATTGTGCTCTGAAGGATGCACTTGAGGCGACGACATTCTTTCAAAGCATAGGTAAATATCAACAGAAGGCCCtgcttcaaaatttgaaaaacctTAGGGGTCCAAGAAGAAAAGAGCTAGCTGACGAGTTGAAGGAATTGCTTGACGAGGAGATGAAAGTGCGTGGCAAGAAACTGAGTTTATCCGCAAAGCTTGCAAGCGCATGGGAGGAGTCTTGTTGA
- the LOC111197878 gene encoding GLABROUS1 enhancer-binding protein-like 3 isoform X7 produces the protein MVLGKRTREHSTDSNDKPISSSPLRRIIHDDNVSGVESMLRRRKQPKTTPVSSPSNNKMAWTKDDELIILGSIVDYEKETKLSHRSDWDAFYGYVKDFIEADFSKKQLTDKIRNLNKRFLGNKARCDDEEGPSFTDTEDDIIFKLSVIIWDSTNETECASDENVDQGKVDAPCVEHEKVSESNMDQAKDVPCVEHERVDENIEQAKVDASLVEHERVDENMEQEKDVPCVEHEPVDENMDQAKVLDLDKDAPCVEHEPTNENMDLDQEKDVPCVEHELVNENMDPEEVEMAVPCAEDGPLSNVSIETDKGEKEKSEEEFVAMKDALTDKDNNEEDGVNEFCAMKDALADKEKSEEDSADEYCALKDALEATTFFQSIGKYQQKALLQNLKNLRGPRRKELADELKELLDEEMKVRGKKLSLSAKLASAWEESC, from the exons ATGGTTCTTGGAAAACGAACTCGTGAACACTCCACTGACTCCAATGACAAACCCATCTCTTCGTCTCCCCTCAGGAGGATCATCCATGACGACAACGTCTCCGGCGTGGAGTCGATGCTCCGGAGGAGAAAACAACCCAAGACAACGCCAGTGTCTTCTCCCTCTAACAACAAGATGGCCTGGACTAAAGACGACGAGCTCATCATCCTCGGG agtattgTAGATTACGAGAAGGAAACGAAGCTGAGTCATAGATCTGACTGGGATGCGTTCTACGGATACGTTAAAGATTTTATAGAAGCGGACTTCTCTAAGAAGCAGCTTACTGATAAGATTAGGAACTTGAACAAGAGGTTTTTGGGTAACAAGGCGAGGTGTGACGATGAGGAAGGGCCTTCGTTTACTGATACTGAAGACGATATCATCTTCAAGTTGTCAGTGATCATTTGGGATTCAACGAATGAAACAGAGTGTGCTTCTGATGAGAATGTGGACCAAGGGAAGGTG GATGCACCTTGTGTGGAGCATGAAAAAGTTAGTGAGAGTAATATGGACCAAGCTAAG GACGTACCTTGCGTGGAGCATGAACGTGTTGATGAGAATATAGAGCAGGCAAAGGTA GATGCGTCTTTGGTGGAGCATGAACGGGTTGATGAGAATATGGAACAAGAAAAG GATGTGCCTTGTGTAGAGCATGAGCCGGTTGATGAGAATATGGACCAAGCAAAG GTTCTTGATTTGGATAAGGATGCGCCTTGTGTGGAGCATGAACCAACTAATGAGAATATGGACCTTGACCAAGAAAAG GATGTACCTTGTGTGGAGCATGAACTAGTTAACGAGAATATGGACCCTGAAGAAGTAGAGATG GCTGTTCCTTGCGCGGAGGATGGACCGTTGAGTAACGTAAGTATAGAGACTGACaaaggagagaaagagaagagtgAGGAAGAGTTTGTTGCCATGAAGGATGCACTAACTGATAAAGACAATAATGAGGAAGATGGTGTGAATGAGTTTTGTGCTATGAAGGATGCACTAGCTGATAAAGAGAAGAGTGAGGAAGATAGTGCGGATGAGTATTGTGCTCTGAAGGATGCACTTGAGGCGACGACATTCTTTCAAAGCATAGGTAAATATCAACAGAAGGCCCtgcttcaaaatttgaaaaacctTAGGGGTCCAAGAAGAAAAGAGCTAGCTGACGAGTTGAAGGAATTGCTTGACGAGGAGATGAAAGTGCGTGGCAAGAAACTGAGTTTATCCGCAAAGCTTGCAAGCGCATGGGAGGAGTCTTGTTGA